From a single Mycolicibacterium mengxianglii genomic region:
- a CDS encoding alpha/beta fold hydrolase, translating into MPTITTTDGVEIFYKDWGSGQPIVFSHGWPLSADDWDTQLLYFLSKGYRVIAHDRRGHGRSTQVADGHDMDHYADDLAAVVEHLDLHAAIHVGHSTGGGEVVRYLARHGEGRAAKAALLCAVPPLMVKTEANPEGLPKEVFDGLQAQLAANRSEFYRALPSGPFYGFNRHGDEVTEDYREAVIQNWWRQGMMGGAKAHYDGIVAFSQTDFTEDLKKISIPVLVVHSEDDQIVPYVAAGPKTAELLANATLKTYKDFPHGLPTTHADVLNPELLAFFQS; encoded by the coding sequence ATGCCCACGATCACCACCACAGATGGCGTCGAGATCTTCTACAAGGACTGGGGATCGGGTCAACCCATCGTGTTCAGTCACGGCTGGCCGCTGTCGGCAGACGACTGGGACACCCAGCTGTTGTACTTCCTGTCCAAGGGCTACCGCGTGATCGCCCACGACCGGCGAGGTCACGGCCGCTCCACCCAGGTGGCAGACGGCCACGACATGGACCACTACGCCGACGATCTCGCGGCCGTCGTCGAGCACCTGGATCTGCACGCCGCCATCCACGTCGGACATTCGACCGGCGGTGGCGAGGTGGTGCGCTACCTGGCCCGCCACGGCGAGGGCCGGGCCGCCAAGGCCGCGCTGCTGTGCGCGGTTCCACCGCTGATGGTCAAGACCGAAGCCAACCCCGAGGGCCTGCCCAAAGAGGTCTTCGACGGTCTGCAGGCGCAGCTGGCCGCCAACCGGTCAGAGTTCTACCGAGCCCTGCCCTCGGGACCGTTCTACGGATTCAACCGCCACGGGGACGAAGTCACCGAAGACTACCGGGAAGCGGTGATCCAGAACTGGTGGCGCCAGGGCATGATGGGCGGCGCCAAAGCGCATTACGACGGCATTGTCGCGTTCTCCCAGACCGACTTCACCGAGGATCTGAAGAAGATCAGCATTCCGGTGCTGGTGGTCCACAGCGAGGACGACCAGATCGTGCCGTATGTCGCCGCCGGGCCCAAGACCGCCGAGCTGCTGGCCAACGCAACGCTCAAGACGTACAAGGACTTTCCGCACGGCCTGCCGACGACACACGCCGACGTGCTGAATCCCGAGCTGCTGGCGTTCTTCCAGTCGTAG
- a CDS encoding SCO6745 family protein, whose product MSREPELARRFFDRFEPVHALTYFAPEARDAMDALGFRGFWMGYFAARSAPLGPVPANVVTATFYNFSPTRVARALPAAWDYATPQDALRARSTAAVAALRRCGVTENENVCTAAELAAKAARSAPLDGRPLFAANAALPWPDNPIEMLWHATTLLREHRGDGHVAVLTTAGVSGRESNVLHCAAGAVTEEFIRRSRDYDDAEWQACCRRLTTRGLLADGVLTDAGRLLKEQIETATNTLALTALDGLDDAEVEILFTALTPVTRTVVAVGDVPATTPMGMRRDELDDNSAHLV is encoded by the coding sequence GTGAGTCGAGAGCCCGAGTTGGCGCGACGCTTCTTCGACCGGTTCGAACCCGTGCACGCCCTCACCTACTTCGCACCCGAGGCCCGCGATGCAATGGATGCCCTGGGTTTTCGGGGATTCTGGATGGGATACTTCGCCGCCCGCTCGGCACCTCTGGGCCCGGTGCCGGCAAACGTGGTGACGGCCACGTTCTACAACTTCTCCCCCACGCGGGTCGCCCGGGCGCTGCCCGCCGCCTGGGACTACGCCACCCCGCAGGACGCACTGCGCGCCCGATCGACTGCCGCGGTCGCGGCACTGCGCCGCTGCGGTGTCACCGAGAACGAGAACGTCTGCACCGCAGCAGAATTGGCCGCCAAGGCTGCTCGCAGCGCCCCGCTCGACGGTCGACCGTTGTTCGCCGCCAACGCGGCCCTGCCCTGGCCCGACAACCCGATCGAGATGCTCTGGCACGCCACCACGCTGCTGCGGGAACACCGTGGCGACGGGCACGTGGCGGTGTTGACCACGGCAGGTGTCAGCGGCCGGGAATCGAACGTGCTGCACTGCGCCGCCGGTGCGGTCACCGAGGAGTTCATCCGCCGCAGCCGCGACTACGACGACGCCGAATGGCAGGCCTGCTGCCGGCGCCTGACCACCCGCGGTCTGCTGGCCGACGGTGTTCTCACCGACGCCGGTCGACTCCTCAAGGAACAGATCGAGACAGCGACCAACACTTTGGCGTTGACCGCTCTCGACGGCCTCGACGACGCTGAAGTCGAGATTCTCTTCACCGCACTGACTCCGGTGACGCGCACCGTCGTAGCCGTAGGCGACGTGCCGGCGACCACGCCGATGGGAATGCGCCGAGATGAACTCGACGACAACAGCGCCCACTTGGTGTGA
- a CDS encoding DUF4333 domain-containing protein, producing the protein MRGLMTAVGAAALVCAAAAGCGSDAPTVARADLEKDITTRLSGAGKPPQSVACRADLEGVVGNTTTCEVVISETNAIEPVVAVTEVKDTTVSYEMTPALSQAQLEKSVAELVSGSVGEDPTGVTCSGGLKGEQGTTVDCSMQLDGEPLDTVVTVTTVDGLLMNFEVNQA; encoded by the coding sequence ATGCGTGGTCTGATGACGGCCGTGGGTGCGGCGGCTCTGGTGTGTGCCGCAGCGGCCGGGTGCGGCTCGGATGCGCCGACGGTGGCCCGGGCCGATCTGGAGAAGGACATCACCACTCGGCTTTCCGGCGCCGGGAAGCCGCCGCAGTCGGTGGCGTGCCGCGCCGATCTCGAAGGCGTCGTCGGCAACACCACCACCTGCGAGGTGGTGATCAGCGAGACCAACGCCATCGAACCCGTCGTCGCGGTGACGGAGGTGAAGGACACCACGGTCAGCTACGAGATGACACCCGCGCTGTCTCAGGCGCAGCTGGAGAAGTCGGTCGCCGAGTTGGTCAGCGGCAGTGTCGGCGAAGACCCGACCGGTGTGACCTGTAGTGGCGGGCTGAAGGGCGAACAGGGCACGACGGTGGACTGCTCGATGCAACTCGACGGGGAACCGCTCGACACCGTGGTCACGGTGACCACAGTGGACGGGCTGCTGATGAACTTCGAGGTCAATCAGGCCTGA
- a CDS encoding FadR/GntR family transcriptional regulator, whose amino-acid sequence MIAQPPIGELHASLLDALGTGIVSGRLAVGSVLTLDGVSAEHGISRSVAREVIRVLESMGMVAARRRVGITIQPSTSWNVFDPQVIRWRLEAGDRAAQLVSLSELRRGFEPAAAALAARRADPHQCRIMAAAVSDMVVHGRSGDLESYLLADKVFHRALLEASGNEMFRALNDVVAEVLTGRTHHGMMPDRPNPAAIALHDEVARAIRMRDEDAAERAMRAIIDEASAAVTGDVAAESVRPD is encoded by the coding sequence GTGATTGCGCAGCCTCCCATCGGCGAGCTTCACGCCAGTCTGCTCGACGCCCTGGGCACCGGGATCGTTTCCGGACGACTGGCGGTCGGCAGTGTGCTGACGCTGGACGGCGTAAGTGCCGAACACGGGATATCTCGCAGCGTGGCACGCGAGGTCATCCGGGTGCTCGAATCGATGGGGATGGTCGCAGCGCGCCGCCGGGTGGGTATCACCATCCAGCCGTCCACGAGCTGGAATGTGTTCGACCCCCAGGTGATCCGCTGGCGACTCGAGGCCGGCGACCGCGCCGCGCAGTTGGTGTCCCTGTCCGAACTGCGCCGGGGGTTCGAGCCGGCCGCAGCGGCACTGGCGGCCCGGCGGGCCGACCCCCATCAGTGCCGCATCATGGCGGCCGCGGTATCGGACATGGTGGTACACGGCCGGTCTGGCGACCTCGAGTCATATCTGTTGGCCGACAAGGTGTTTCATCGCGCGTTGCTGGAGGCCAGCGGGAACGAGATGTTCCGGGCTCTCAATGATGTGGTGGCAGAGGTGCTCACCGGACGAACCCATCACGGGATGATGCCGGACCGACCCAACCCGGCGGCCATCGCGCTGCACGACGAGGTGGCCCGCGCCATCCGGATGCGGGACGAGGACGCCGCCGAGCGCGCGATGCGCGCCATCATCGACGAGGCCTCCGCAGCGGTGACCGGGGACGTCGCCGCCGAGTCCGTCAGGCCTGATTGA
- a CDS encoding gluconokinase — protein MDSPIVVMGVSGSGKSTVGAALAQRLRVPFADADDFHPDANIAKMSSGTPLTDDDRYPWLEAVGQWLAAHPDGGVMSCSALKRKYRDQLRRHLPQIQFVHLSGTTDVIGRRQASRPGHFMPASLLASQFQTLEPLTPDENGLVIDVNKDIDSIVNEYISLTGREQ, from the coding sequence ATGGACTCACCGATTGTCGTGATGGGAGTGTCCGGCTCGGGCAAATCGACGGTGGGTGCCGCGCTCGCGCAGCGGCTGCGGGTGCCGTTCGCCGACGCGGACGACTTCCACCCCGACGCCAACATCGCCAAGATGAGCTCGGGGACGCCGCTCACCGATGATGACCGCTATCCCTGGTTGGAGGCGGTCGGGCAATGGTTGGCCGCCCATCCCGACGGCGGGGTGATGAGCTGCTCGGCGCTCAAGCGCAAGTACCGCGACCAATTGCGCCGGCACCTCCCACAGATTCAGTTCGTACATCTGAGTGGGACCACCGATGTCATCGGCCGGCGCCAGGCCAGCCGACCCGGACATTTCATGCCGGCTTCCCTGCTGGCATCACAGTTCCAGACCCTCGAGCCGCTCACCCCGGACGAGAACGGTCTGGTCATCGATGTCAACAAGGACATCGATTCGATTGTGAACGAATACATTTCGCTGACCGGACGGGAGCAGTAG